The following proteins are encoded in a genomic region of Reichenbachiella sp.:
- a CDS encoding glycosyltransferase, with amino-acid sequence MSDIVLAVVVGSLVILTIYWLVILVKVLSFKPKAKREQPVSVIVCAHNELKNLKALIPELLNQEHNDFEVIIVDDRSDDGTYDYLLENQSDKLKFARVDQVHDHINAKKFALTMGIKAASNDILLLTDADCKPSSKQWIKEMTGPFTKDTDFVIGLSPYEKGNGLLGHFIQFETQWTAMNYVGFALAGNPYMGVGRNLAYRKSAFLNNKGFSKIQHITGGDDDLLINELANKKNTRLVLGSESLTYSIPKTSWGDYLKQKTRHWSVGKYYRLKDKILLGLQNVSNLVFWLALIILAIQTNNYFIPAGLLIFRMSFITILINSTSKKFGYRMNIWLVPVMDILYAGYASIFGTIALFTKKVRWKK; translated from the coding sequence ATGAGTGATATTGTATTGGCTGTGGTAGTGGGGTCATTGGTGATTTTGACAATTTATTGGCTGGTCATTTTGGTTAAAGTTCTGAGTTTCAAACCCAAAGCCAAAAGAGAACAACCCGTTTCTGTGATCGTATGTGCGCACAACGAACTCAAAAATCTAAAAGCATTAATTCCCGAATTGCTCAATCAAGAACACAATGATTTTGAGGTCATCATTGTTGACGACCGATCGGACGATGGCACGTACGACTATCTACTTGAAAACCAATCAGACAAACTCAAATTTGCCAGAGTAGATCAGGTTCATGATCACATCAATGCAAAGAAGTTCGCCCTTACTATGGGCATCAAGGCTGCTTCAAATGATATTTTATTATTGACTGACGCTGACTGCAAGCCATCATCCAAACAGTGGATTAAAGAAATGACGGGGCCTTTTACCAAGGATACCGATTTCGTAATAGGTTTGTCTCCCTATGAAAAAGGAAATGGCCTACTAGGTCATTTCATCCAGTTTGAGACACAATGGACCGCTATGAACTATGTCGGATTTGCATTGGCTGGAAATCCCTATATGGGAGTAGGTAGAAATCTTGCCTATCGAAAATCTGCTTTTCTAAACAATAAAGGCTTTAGCAAAATTCAACACATTACAGGAGGGGATGACGATCTACTCATCAACGAATTAGCTAACAAAAAAAATACAAGATTGGTACTTGGGTCCGAATCACTTACTTATTCCATTCCAAAAACATCTTGGGGCGATTATTTGAAACAAAAAACACGTCACTGGTCTGTAGGCAAATATTACCGATTGAAAGATAAGATTCTACTAGGCTTACAAAATGTCTCTAATCTAGTTTTTTGGTTGGCTTTGATTATTTTAGCCATACAAACCAATAACTATTTCATCCCTGCTGGATTGTTGATTTTCAGAATGTCATTTATAACCATTTTGATCAATTCGACATCCAAAAAGTTCGGCTACCGTATGAACATTTGGCTTGTACCCGTGATGGACATTTTGTACGCAGGATATGCATCTATTTTTGGCACGATTGCGTTATTCACTAAGAAGGTTAGATGGAAGAAATAA
- the tgt gene encoding tRNA guanosine(34) transglycosylase Tgt, with translation MNFELLQKDPKSKARAGKITTDHGEIETPIFMPVGTAGTVKALHQRELKEDVKAEIILGNTYHLYLRPGLDVIESAGGLHKFNGWDRPMLTDSGGYQVYSLKDRRKITEEGVKFQSHIDGSRHNFTPENVMDIQRIIGADIIMAFDECTPYPCDRKYAKNSMDMTHRWLKRCCDRFDETEPKYGYNQTLFPIVQGSTYHDLRTESAETIASFGREGNAIGGLSVGEPAEMMYESADLVCSILPEDKPRYLMGVGTPSNLIECIALGVDMFDCVLPTRNARHGVLYTSEGIINIKNEKWEKDFSPIDPNLAGHVDINYSKAYLRHLIRTGEMLGAQIASIHNLSFFLWLVKEARAHILQGDFSTWKNTILPKLSNRL, from the coding sequence ATGAATTTCGAATTACTTCAGAAGGATCCCAAGTCTAAAGCCAGGGCAGGCAAAATCACGACCGACCATGGTGAGATAGAAACACCTATTTTTATGCCAGTGGGTACTGCTGGTACAGTCAAGGCATTGCATCAGCGAGAGCTGAAAGAAGATGTGAAGGCTGAGATCATATTGGGTAATACCTATCATTTGTATCTACGTCCTGGGCTTGATGTCATAGAGTCAGCAGGTGGTTTGCATAAATTCAATGGTTGGGACCGCCCGATGTTGACAGATAGCGGAGGATATCAGGTTTATTCGCTAAAAGACCGCAGAAAAATCACCGAAGAAGGGGTTAAGTTTCAGTCGCATATTGACGGATCGCGTCACAATTTCACACCTGAAAATGTAATGGATATACAACGCATAATTGGTGCGGATATCATCATGGCATTTGACGAATGTACACCTTACCCATGCGATAGAAAGTATGCTAAGAATTCTATGGACATGACTCATCGCTGGCTGAAAAGATGTTGTGATCGTTTTGACGAAACTGAACCAAAATATGGATACAATCAGACCTTATTTCCTATTGTGCAGGGAAGTACCTATCATGACCTAAGAACTGAATCAGCTGAGACTATTGCTTCTTTTGGAAGAGAAGGAAATGCTATAGGAGGCCTTTCTGTAGGGGAGCCGGCTGAAATGATGTATGAGTCTGCCGACTTGGTGTGTAGCATCTTACCAGAAGATAAACCCAGATATTTAATGGGTGTGGGAACACCAAGCAACCTTATCGAATGTATCGCATTGGGTGTAGACATGTTCGATTGTGTTTTGCCGACAAGAAATGCCAGACATGGTGTGCTTTACACTTCAGAGGGCATAATTAATATCAAAAATGAAAAATGGGAGAAAGACTTTTCCCCCATTGATCCCAATCTTGCTGGGCATGTTGATATAAATTATTCGAAGGCATATCTGAGACACCTCATTCGTACAGGAGAAATGTTGGGTGCTCAAATCGCTAGTATTCACAATCTTTCTTTCTTTTTGTGGTTGGTGAAAGAGGCTAGGGCACATATTTTGCAGGGTGATTTCTCCACTTGGAAAAACACTATATTGCCGAAGCTTTCCAATAGACTATAA